A genomic region of Pelodiscus sinensis isolate JC-2024 chromosome 19, ASM4963464v1, whole genome shotgun sequence contains the following coding sequences:
- the SLC11A2 gene encoding natural resistance-associated macrophage protein 2 isoform X1 has translation MAPGKERKILYEEIPEDHSEAISTIYSTAVAQQPPESSDEPFATYFDEKVPIPDDEKHPWFSFRKLWAFTGPGFLMSIAYLDPGNIESDLQSGAVAGFKLLWVLLLATVIGLLLQRLAARLGVVTGLHLAEVCNRQYQKVPRIMLWLMIELAIIGSDMQEVIGSAIAINLLSAGKVPLWGGVLITIADTFMFLFLDKYGLRKLEAFFGFLITIMAITFGYEYVTVKPDQGKLLTGMFLPYCENCGTPQLEQAVGIVGAVIMPHNMYLHSALVKSRQVNRANKKEVQEANKYFFIESCIALFISFLINVFVVSVFAEAFFGQTNANVSQACTNSSSPHAGLFPQNNQSLEVDIYKGGVVLGCYFGPAALYIWAVGILAAGQSSTMTGTYSGQFVMEGFLNLKWSRFARVILTRSIAITPTLLVAIFQDVEHLTGMNDFLNVLQSLQLPFALIPVLTFTSLHPVMKDFANGLGWKIAGSVLILIVCCINMYFVVVYVTALGHLALYVVAAILSVVYLCFVAYLTWLCLIALGISFLACGQTYQLGLTTHPELFLLNNVDADSVVNR, from the exons ATGGCACCTGGCAAGGAGCGGAAAATATTATATG AGGAAATCCCCGAAGACCACAGCGAGGCCATCAGCACGATCTACAGCACGGCGGTCGCGCAGCAGCCGCCGGAGTCCAGCGATGAGCCATTCGCCACCTATTTCGACGAGAAGGTCCCTATTCCTGACGATGAAAAG CATCCGTGGTTTAGCTTCCGCAAACTCTGGGCCTTCACCGGGCCCGGCTTTCTCATGAGCATCGCCTACCTGGACCCAGGCAACATCGAGTCGGATTTACAGTCAGGCGCCGTCGCCGGGTTTAAG ctgctctgggtcctgctgctggccacggTCATCGGTCTCCTCCTGCAGcgtctggcagccaggctgggggtggtCACAGGGCTGCACCTAGCAGAAGTCTGCAACCGGCAGTATCAAAAG GTCCCTCGGATTATGTTGTGGCTGATGATTGAACTCGCTATCATTGGGTCGGACATGCAAGAAGTAATTGGCTCGGCAATCGCTATTAACCTCTTGTCTGCTGGGAA AGTCCCTTTGTGGGGTGGAGTGCTCATCACCATTGCTGACACGTTCATGTTCCTGTTCCTGGACAAGTACG GCTTGCGGAAACTGGAAGCGTTTTTTGGCTTTCTTATTACCATCATGGCCATTACCTTTGGATACGAG TATGTTACAGTAAAGCCAGACCAGGGAAAGCTGCTGACGGGGATGTTCCTGCCCTACTGTGAAAACTGCGGCACCCCCCAACTAGAACAAGCGGTGGGGATCGTGGGAGCGGTCATCATGCCACACAACATGTACCTGCATTCTGCTTTAGTCAAG TCGAGGCAGGTGAATCGTGCCAACAAGAAGGAGGTGCAAGAAGCCAATAAGTATTTCTTCATCGAGTCCTGCATTGCCCTCTTCATCTCTTTCCTCATTAACGTCTTCGTCGTCTCCGTCTTCGCCGAAGCCTTTTTTGGGCAGACGAATGCAAATGTG AGCCAAGCCTGCACTAACAGCAGCAGCCCCCATGCCGGACTCTTCCCCCAAAACAACCAAAGCCTGGAAGTGGACATCTACAAAGGG GGTGTTGTGCTGGGCTGTTACTTTGGCCCTGCCGCTCTGTACATCTGGGCAGTTGGCATCCTGGCTGCAGGTCAGAGCTCGACGATGACTGGGACCTACTCGGGGCAGTTTGTCATGGAG GGATTCCTCAACCTGAAGTGGTCGCGGTTTGCACGAGTGATTTTGACCCGCTCCATTGCCATCACGCCAAccctgctggtggccattttcCAAGATGTGGAACACCTGACCGGGATGAATGACTTCCTGAACGTTCTTCAGAGCTTACAG CTTCCCTTTGCTTTAATCCCAGTCCTCACGTTCACCAGCCTGCATCCTGTGATGAAAGACTTTGCTAATGGGCT AGGCTGGAAGATCGCTGGCAGCGTGCTCATTCTCATTGTCTGCTGCATTAACATGTATTTTGTGGTGGTCTACGTCACTGCGCTGGGACACCTGGCCTTATACGTGGTGGCAGCCATTCTCTCCGTTGTCTACCTGTGCTTTGTTGCCTACTTG ACCTGGCTGTGTCTGATTGCTCTTGGGATCTCCTTCCTGGCCTGTGGGCAAACG TATCAGCTGGGACTCACTACTCACCCTGAACTCTTCCTTCTGAACAATGTTGATGCAGACTCAGTTGTGAATAGATGA
- the SLC11A2 gene encoding natural resistance-associated macrophage protein 2 isoform X2 produces MPGGSYQKEIPEDHSEAISTIYSTAVAQQPPESSDEPFATYFDEKVPIPDDEKHPWFSFRKLWAFTGPGFLMSIAYLDPGNIESDLQSGAVAGFKLLWVLLLATVIGLLLQRLAARLGVVTGLHLAEVCNRQYQKVPRIMLWLMIELAIIGSDMQEVIGSAIAINLLSAGKVPLWGGVLITIADTFMFLFLDKYGLRKLEAFFGFLITIMAITFGYEYVTVKPDQGKLLTGMFLPYCENCGTPQLEQAVGIVGAVIMPHNMYLHSALVKSRQVNRANKKEVQEANKYFFIESCIALFISFLINVFVVSVFAEAFFGQTNANVSQACTNSSSPHAGLFPQNNQSLEVDIYKGGVVLGCYFGPAALYIWAVGILAAGQSSTMTGTYSGQFVMEGFLNLKWSRFARVILTRSIAITPTLLVAIFQDVEHLTGMNDFLNVLQSLQLPFALIPVLTFTSLHPVMKDFANGLGWKIAGSVLILIVCCINMYFVVVYVTALGHLALYVVAAILSVVYLCFVAYLTWLCLIALGISFLACGQTYQLGLTTHPELFLLNNVDADSVVNR; encoded by the exons ATGCCCGGAGGCAGTTACCAGA AGGAAATCCCCGAAGACCACAGCGAGGCCATCAGCACGATCTACAGCACGGCGGTCGCGCAGCAGCCGCCGGAGTCCAGCGATGAGCCATTCGCCACCTATTTCGACGAGAAGGTCCCTATTCCTGACGATGAAAAG CATCCGTGGTTTAGCTTCCGCAAACTCTGGGCCTTCACCGGGCCCGGCTTTCTCATGAGCATCGCCTACCTGGACCCAGGCAACATCGAGTCGGATTTACAGTCAGGCGCCGTCGCCGGGTTTAAG ctgctctgggtcctgctgctggccacggTCATCGGTCTCCTCCTGCAGcgtctggcagccaggctgggggtggtCACAGGGCTGCACCTAGCAGAAGTCTGCAACCGGCAGTATCAAAAG GTCCCTCGGATTATGTTGTGGCTGATGATTGAACTCGCTATCATTGGGTCGGACATGCAAGAAGTAATTGGCTCGGCAATCGCTATTAACCTCTTGTCTGCTGGGAA AGTCCCTTTGTGGGGTGGAGTGCTCATCACCATTGCTGACACGTTCATGTTCCTGTTCCTGGACAAGTACG GCTTGCGGAAACTGGAAGCGTTTTTTGGCTTTCTTATTACCATCATGGCCATTACCTTTGGATACGAG TATGTTACAGTAAAGCCAGACCAGGGAAAGCTGCTGACGGGGATGTTCCTGCCCTACTGTGAAAACTGCGGCACCCCCCAACTAGAACAAGCGGTGGGGATCGTGGGAGCGGTCATCATGCCACACAACATGTACCTGCATTCTGCTTTAGTCAAG TCGAGGCAGGTGAATCGTGCCAACAAGAAGGAGGTGCAAGAAGCCAATAAGTATTTCTTCATCGAGTCCTGCATTGCCCTCTTCATCTCTTTCCTCATTAACGTCTTCGTCGTCTCCGTCTTCGCCGAAGCCTTTTTTGGGCAGACGAATGCAAATGTG AGCCAAGCCTGCACTAACAGCAGCAGCCCCCATGCCGGACTCTTCCCCCAAAACAACCAAAGCCTGGAAGTGGACATCTACAAAGGG GGTGTTGTGCTGGGCTGTTACTTTGGCCCTGCCGCTCTGTACATCTGGGCAGTTGGCATCCTGGCTGCAGGTCAGAGCTCGACGATGACTGGGACCTACTCGGGGCAGTTTGTCATGGAG GGATTCCTCAACCTGAAGTGGTCGCGGTTTGCACGAGTGATTTTGACCCGCTCCATTGCCATCACGCCAAccctgctggtggccattttcCAAGATGTGGAACACCTGACCGGGATGAATGACTTCCTGAACGTTCTTCAGAGCTTACAG CTTCCCTTTGCTTTAATCCCAGTCCTCACGTTCACCAGCCTGCATCCTGTGATGAAAGACTTTGCTAATGGGCT AGGCTGGAAGATCGCTGGCAGCGTGCTCATTCTCATTGTCTGCTGCATTAACATGTATTTTGTGGTGGTCTACGTCACTGCGCTGGGACACCTGGCCTTATACGTGGTGGCAGCCATTCTCTCCGTTGTCTACCTGTGCTTTGTTGCCTACTTG ACCTGGCTGTGTCTGATTGCTCTTGGGATCTCCTTCCTGGCCTGTGGGCAAACG TATCAGCTGGGACTCACTACTCACCCTGAACTCTTCCTTCTGAACAATGTTGATGCAGACTCAGTTGTGAATAGATGA